In the Choloepus didactylus isolate mChoDid1 chromosome 5, mChoDid1.pri, whole genome shotgun sequence genome, one interval contains:
- the THNSL1 gene encoding threonine synthase-like 1, protein MLHFNLNRCQHLKKITQKCLSSIQVKMDKHIQRILLRTFALAELRKSWHSTHSLAGDKNIVLMGPPGAGKTTIGRIIGQKLDCCVIDVDDDILEKTWNMSVSEKLQDVGNEQFLEEEGKAVLNFSVSGSVISLTGSNPMHDATMWHLKKNGIIVYLDVPLIDIINRLKSMKIDRIVGQNSGTSVKELLQVRRQYYKKWYDTRVFCESKASPEEVADEVLNAVKRYQDVDSETFISTRHTWPKDCEQKVSTKFFSEAVIEGLASDGGLFVPEKELPKLSCGEWKRLVGATYIERAQVLLERCIHPADIPAARLGEMIETAYGENFACSKIAPVRHLSGNQFILELFHGPTGSFKDLSLQLMPHLFAHCIPPSCNYMILVATSGDTGSAVLHGFSGLNNSDKQRIAVATFFPENGVSDFQKAQIIGSQKENGQAIGVKSDFDFCQTAVKRIFKDSDFTGFLTVEYGTTLSSANSINWGRLLPQVIYHASAYLDLVSQGFISFGSPVDVCIPTGNFGNILAAVYAKMMGIPIRKFICASNQNHVLTDFIKTGHYDLRERQLAQTFSPAIDILKSSNLERHLHLMANGDGQLMTKLFNQLEYQHHFQIEKMLVEKLQQDFVADWCSEEDCLAAINSTHNTSGYILDPHTAVAKVVADRIQDKTCPVIVSSTAHYSKFAPAIMQALKIKEMNQTSLGQLYLLSSYNALPPPHGALLKRTKQLEKVEYQVCDADVNVLKSHVETLIQNQFMKAF, encoded by the coding sequence atgctCCACTTTAACCTTAACCGATGTCAGCATCTgaaaaaaataacacagaaaTGTCTGTCTAGTATACAAGTTAAAATGGATAAACATATACAGCGAATTCTTTTAAGAACCTTTGCCCTTGCAGAATTAAGGAAGTCATGGCATTCTACCCACTCTCTCGCTGGAGACAAAAATATTGTCCTGATGGGACCTCCTGGTGCTGGAAAAACAACAATAGGCAGAATAATAGGTCAGAAACTAGATTGTTGTGTCATAGACGTGGATGATGATATCCTTGAAAAAACCTGGAATATGAGTGTGTCTGAAAAATTACAGGATGTTGGTAATGAGCAATTtttagaagaggaaggaaaagctgTGTTAAACTTCTCTGTGTCTGGAAGTGTGATTTCCCTTACTGGGTCTAATCCAATGCATGATGCTACCATGTGGCATCTGAAGAAAAATGGGATAATTGTATACCTGGATGTACCTCTAATAGATATAATTAATCGTCTAAAATCAATGAAGATAGATCGAATTGTAGGTCAAAATTCTGGAACATCTGTGAAGGAGTTACTTCAGGTTAGAAGACAGTATTATAAAAAGTGGTATGATACTCGTGTTTTTTGTGAAAGTAAGGCTTCTCCAGAGGAGGTAGCTGATGAAGTGCTTAATGCAGTTAAACGATATCAAGATGTGGATTCAGAAACTTTCATTTCGACAAGACATACTTGGCCGAAAGACTGTGAACAGAAGGTTTCAACAAAATTCTTTAGTGAAGCTGTGATTGAGGGGTTAGCGTCTGATGGTGGGCTCTTTGTTCCTGAGAAGGAGCTTCCAAAATTAAGCTGCGGAGAGTGGAAACGTCTAGTAGGAGCAACCTATATAGAAAGGGCCCAAGTACTGTTGGAAAGGTGTATACATCCTGCTGACATACCTGCTGCAAGATTGGGAGAAATGATTGAAACTGCTTATGGAGAAAACTTTGCCTGCTCAAAAATTGCCCCAGTCAGGCACCTTTCAGGCAACCAGTTCATCTTGGAGTTGTTTCATGGACCGACAGGATCATTTAAAGATTTGTCTTTGCAGCTTATGCCTCATCTCTTTGCACACTGTATTCCACCAAGTTGCAATTATATGATACTTGTAGCTACTTCAGGAGACACAGGGAGTGCAGTCTTACATGGGTTTAGTGGTCTTAATAACAGTGACAAGCAGAGGATAGCTGTGGCCACGTTTTTCCCTGAGAATGGAGTAAGTGATTTTCAAAAAGCACAGATAATTGGCAGTCAGAAAGAAAATGGACAGGCAATAGGTGTCAAGTCAGATTTTGATTTTTGCCAGACGGCTgtaaaaaggatttttaaagattCTGATTTTACTGGCTTTCTTACTGTTGAATATGGAACAACCTTAAGTTCAGCTAATTCCATAAACTGGGGCCGGCTGCTTCCCCAGGTAATTTATCATGCTTCTGCATACCTTGATCTTGTTAGCCAAGGATTTATTTCTTTCGGAAGCCCAGTGGATGTCTGTATTCCCACAGGAAACTTTGGCAACATATTAGCAGCAGTGTATGCCAAAATGATGGGAATCCCTATTCGAAAATTCATTTGTGCTTCTAATCAGAACCATGTTCTGACTGATTTTATAAAAACAGGGCATTATGATCTAAGGGAAAGACAGTTAGCCCAAACCTTTTCACCAGCCATAGATATTCTCAAATCTTCAAACCTGGAACGACATTTACACTTGATGGCTAATGGAGATGGACAACTAATGACAAAATTATTTAACCAATTAGAATATCAGCATCACTTCCAGATAGAAAAGATGCTAGTTGAGAAGCTTCAGCAGGATTTTGTAGCCGACTGGTGCTCTGAGGAAGACTGCCTGGCAGCTATTAATTCCACCCACAATACTTCAGGGTATATTTTGGATCCACACACTGCTGTTGCCAAAGTGGTTGCAGATAGAATACAAGACAAAACTTGCCCAGTGATTGTTTCATCTACAGCTCATTACTCAAAGTTTGCACCTGCTATCATGCAGGCTTTAAAGATTAAAGAAATGAACCAAACTTCATTGGGTCAGCTCTATTTACTGAGTTCGTACAATGCATTGCCTCCACCCCACGGGGCTTTATTAAAGAGAACAAAGCAGCTAGAGAAGGTGGAGTACCAGGTCTGTGACGCTGATGTGAATGTCTTGAAGAGTCATGTGGAAACACTAATTCAGAATCAATTCATGAAAGCTTTCTGA